In Leptodesmis sichuanensis A121, the following are encoded in one genomic region:
- a CDS encoding glycoside hydrolase family 3 protein, whose protein sequence is MMLPSLPDRHTLPLPAQVAQMIVVRASGYLFDQQIRYPQWEAPAKTLQTWIQEWGVGGVILLGGSAPELALRIQQLQEWATIPLLTAADVEEGIGQRFAGATWFPPPMALAAIAQGSLTAARSYAEQMGAITAQEAQAIGLNWMLAPVTDVNNNPRNPVINIRAFGETPTVVTDLITAFIQGAQAHPVLTTAKHFPGHGDTAVDSHLQLPILPHSLERLRQVEFPPFQAAIAAGVDAVMTAHLQIPALDPTYPATLSHQILTNELRQNLGFNGLIVTDALIMGAIADHFGANEAAVLAVEAGADILLMPADPVGAIQAICQAVDTGRLTPERIQASVERIWRVKQKVCAAHSDSQFSHAWEQLSPTVQPQELVTDLAQPGAIALVDRILEDSSKVHQPILSRLNQADQRSDRRNLILVDNLLNCKELGHYTPAVKIPEALGYSLQLVDRHTPCHSLESSHLPWQPTLLQLFIRGNPFRGSAGLTQTAQEWLTFLIQSEQLQALILYGSPYTLTQFLPLLPPDVPYVFTYGQTDQAQAIALKALFGSEIST, encoded by the coding sequence ATGATGCTTCCTTCCCTCCCCGACCGCCACACCCTGCCTTTACCTGCCCAAGTTGCCCAGATGATCGTCGTGCGGGCTTCGGGGTATTTGTTTGATCAGCAAATTCGCTATCCCCAGTGGGAGGCTCCCGCCAAAACCCTACAAACGTGGATCCAGGAGTGGGGCGTGGGGGGAGTGATTTTGTTAGGAGGAAGTGCCCCGGAATTGGCGCTGCGCATTCAGCAACTGCAAGAGTGGGCAACCATTCCCCTGTTGACGGCAGCAGATGTGGAAGAGGGGATTGGCCAACGCTTTGCAGGTGCTACCTGGTTCCCTCCTCCCATGGCCCTCGCCGCGATCGCCCAAGGCAGCCTCACTGCGGCGCGATCGTATGCCGAACAGATGGGAGCGATTACGGCTCAGGAGGCACAAGCGATCGGGCTGAACTGGATGCTGGCTCCCGTTACCGATGTCAACAATAATCCCCGCAATCCGGTAATCAATATCCGTGCCTTTGGAGAAACTCCGACAGTGGTTACGGATCTGATCACCGCCTTCATTCAGGGCGCACAGGCGCATCCCGTTTTAACAACGGCCAAACACTTTCCCGGTCATGGCGATACGGCTGTCGATTCTCATCTGCAATTGCCCATCCTGCCCCATTCCCTTGAACGCTTGCGCCAGGTGGAATTTCCGCCGTTTCAAGCCGCGATCGCAGCGGGAGTCGATGCAGTGATGACTGCCCATCTGCAGATTCCTGCCCTGGATCCAACCTATCCGGCTACCCTGTCGCATCAAATTTTGACCAATGAATTGCGGCAAAACTTAGGATTTAACGGCCTGATTGTTACTGATGCTCTGATTATGGGCGCGATCGCAGATCATTTTGGAGCCAATGAAGCTGCCGTATTAGCGGTGGAAGCCGGAGCGGATATTCTGCTGATGCCCGCAGATCCAGTGGGAGCGATTCAGGCCATTTGTCAGGCTGTGGACACAGGTCGCCTTACCCCAGAACGCATTCAAGCCTCGGTGGAACGCATCTGGCGGGTGAAACAGAAAGTTTGTGCGGCCCATTCAGACTCCCAATTTTCCCATGCGTGGGAACAACTCTCGCCAACTGTACAGCCGCAGGAACTGGTGACTGATCTCGCTCAACCAGGGGCGATCGCCCTGGTCGATCGGATTCTGGAGGACTCTTCCAAGGTTCACCAACCGATTTTGTCCCGGCTCAACCAGGCTGACCAACGCAGCGATCGCCGAAACCTGATTCTGGTTGACAACCTGCTGAACTGTAAGGAATTGGGCCACTATACCCCTGCTGTAAAAATCCCGGAGGCTCTGGGCTATTCCCTGCAACTGGTCGATCGCCATACGCCATGCCATTCCCTAGAGTCCTCCCACTTACCCTGGCAACCCACCCTGCTGCAACTCTTCATTCGAGGCAATCCTTTTCGTGGCAGTGCCGGTCTGACGCAAACGGCTCAGGAGTGGCTGACATTTTTAATCCAGTCAGAGCAATTGCAAGCCTTAATCCTTTACGGCAGTCCCTACACCCTGACGCAATTCCTGCCTCTGCTGCCCCCTGATGTTCCCTATGTATTTACTTACGGGCAAACGGATCAGGCGCAGGCGATCGCATTGAAAGCGTTGTTTGGGAGTGAAATCAGCACTTAA
- a CDS encoding nitroreductase family protein, which translates to MTVDLQPTFGLKDSIERRRAARAFRPDAIPDVILAEILRLGMRSPSGYNLQPWRFIVLREPDSKEKLKACAFNQPQITQAPVVLICCGDRTVGRSDYVEALIKMGMEQGAINDAYADVMRQQIPALFENHPSFEAIEAWTNRHTMLAVAHLMIVAKSFGVDSCPMEGFSTAQVKEAFKIPDSIDVCCLLCLGYATEPFKKFGGRFSYEQVCFAETYGHTFLL; encoded by the coding sequence ATGACAGTCGATTTGCAACCTACTTTTGGTCTGAAGGATTCCATTGAGCGTCGTCGGGCGGCTCGGGCCTTTCGTCCGGATGCGATCCCGGATGTCATCCTGGCAGAAATTTTGCGTCTGGGGATGCGATCGCCCTCTGGCTATAACCTGCAACCCTGGCGCTTTATTGTCCTGCGGGAACCAGACAGTAAGGAAAAGCTGAAAGCCTGTGCCTTTAACCAACCCCAGATTACCCAGGCTCCGGTCGTCCTGATTTGCTGTGGCGATCGCACTGTTGGGCGATCGGACTACGTTGAGGCTCTCATCAAAATGGGCATGGAACAGGGAGCCATCAATGATGCTTATGCGGATGTGATGCGGCAGCAAATTCCCGCCCTGTTTGAAAACCATCCTTCCTTTGAGGCGATCGAAGCCTGGACAAATCGCCATACTATGCTGGCTGTCGCCCATTTAATGATTGTCGCCAAAAGCTTTGGAGTAGACAGTTGCCCTATGGAAGGCTTCTCCACGGCTCAGGTCAAGGAGGCATTCAAGATCCCTGATAGCATTGATGTTTGCTGTCTGCTCTGCCTGGGCTACGCCACTGAACCCTTCAAAAAATTTGGCGGACGGTTCAGCTACGAACAAGTCTGCTTTGCCGAAACTTATGGACATACGTTTTTGTTGTGA
- the hisH gene encoding imidazole glycerol phosphate synthase subunit HisH encodes MPRIAVVDYDMGNLHSACKGLENAGAMPHVTDSATELEQADAIVLPGVGSFDPAVQHLRARQLEAPIKQAIAQGKPFLGICLGLQILFESSEEGQEPGLAVIPGVVKRFQPEPEIAIPHMGWNQLQYTQPDCPLWQHLPLHPWVYFVHSYYVEPSNPSVRAATITHGSQTVTAAIARDNLMAVQFHPEKSSTAGLQILSNFVQFVTTQQRSKYLSITS; translated from the coding sequence ATGCCAAGGATTGCCGTCGTGGATTATGACATGGGAAATTTACACTCTGCCTGTAAAGGGCTGGAAAACGCCGGAGCCATGCCCCATGTCACCGATTCCGCAACTGAGTTAGAGCAAGCAGATGCGATCGTACTGCCGGGAGTTGGTTCCTTTGATCCCGCCGTGCAACACCTGCGAGCGCGTCAATTAGAAGCTCCGATTAAGCAGGCGATCGCCCAGGGCAAGCCCTTTCTGGGAATTTGTTTAGGGTTGCAAATTCTATTTGAGTCTAGTGAAGAAGGGCAGGAACCCGGACTGGCCGTGATTCCAGGTGTAGTCAAGCGGTTTCAGCCAGAACCGGAGATTGCGATTCCTCACATGGGCTGGAATCAGTTGCAGTATACTCAACCGGACTGTCCCCTGTGGCAGCACCTTCCTCTCCATCCCTGGGTATATTTCGTTCACTCTTACTACGTGGAACCCAGCAATCCCTCAGTTCGAGCCGCCACCATTACCCACGGTAGCCAGACTGTGACCGCCGCGATCGCCCGCGACAATTTGATGGCTGTCCAATTCCACCCCGAAAAGTCATCAACTGCAGGACTACAGATTCTGTCGAACTTCGTTCAATTCGTTACCACGCAGCAACGATCCAAATATCTTTCAATAACGTCCTAA
- a CDS encoding DUF7689 domain-containing protein: MATLSLRTFNITAPATGGSGIPGSYNCIAWSVGITNQWIWPGDTVAAFDAFYASYGWSVAANCAPEYKKRKVALYAMNRNPND, encoded by the coding sequence ATGGCAACTTTAAGTTTACGGACATTTAACATCACCGCTCCAGCAACAGGAGGTTCAGGGATACCTGGAAGTTATAACTGTATTGCCTGGAGTGTGGGAATTACCAATCAGTGGATCTGGCCAGGAGATACAGTTGCTGCTTTTGATGCCTTTTATGCCTCTTACGGATGGTCGGTTGCCGCCAACTGCGCTCCTGAGTACAAGAAACGTAAAGTGGCGCTCTATGCCATGAACCGCAACCCCAATGATTGA
- a CDS encoding DNA adenine methylase, producing MQPQLLESIAPRPFLKWAGGKTKLIPQYSHYFPQKFATYYEPFLGGGAIFFHLLPQRAVLLDINPELVNVYCCVRDRVDELIQKLQDHRDRHCQEYYYFIRACTCTAAVERAARMIYLNKTCFNGLYRENSKGQFNVPMGRYKNPAIFDPELLYAAAIALQNADIAVASFETVLEYANSKQDFVYFDPPYYPISSTSNFTAYNRHSFKPHDQIRLRDTVAELARRGVQVMVSNSDCPFIRDLYQDFYLHPILAARSINSNGNRRGKITELVITSYPVEAR from the coding sequence ATGCAGCCTCAACTTCTGGAATCGATCGCTCCTCGTCCATTTTTAAAGTGGGCGGGAGGAAAAACCAAGTTAATTCCCCAATATTCTCACTACTTCCCCCAGAAATTTGCGACTTATTATGAGCCATTTCTGGGAGGTGGAGCAATTTTTTTTCATCTTTTACCCCAACGGGCTGTCCTGTTGGATATCAATCCAGAGTTGGTGAATGTTTACTGCTGTGTGCGCGATCGCGTGGATGAATTAATCCAAAAACTGCAAGACCATCGCGATCGCCATTGCCAGGAGTATTACTATTTCATCCGGGCCTGTACCTGCACTGCTGCTGTAGAACGGGCAGCTCGCATGATTTATCTCAACAAAACCTGTTTTAACGGCCTGTACCGAGAAAATTCCAAAGGACAATTTAATGTGCCAATGGGCCGCTACAAAAATCCCGCTATCTTTGACCCGGAACTGCTTTATGCAGCGGCGATCGCCCTACAGAATGCAGACATTGCTGTTGCCTCCTTTGAAACGGTTCTGGAATACGCCAACAGTAAACAGGATTTTGTCTACTTCGACCCACCGTACTATCCCATCAGCAGTACCAGCAACTTTACGGCCTACAATCGCCATAGCTTTAAACCGCACGATCAGATACGGCTACGAGATACGGTAGCTGAACTAGCCAGACGCGGCGTGCAGGTGATGGTATCCAACTCTGACTGTCCGTTTATTCGCGATCTCTATCAGGACTTTTATTTACACCCCATTCTGGCAGCGCGATCGATCAACTCCAATGGCAACCGCCGGGGAAAAATTACTGAGTTGGTGATTACGTCTTACCCAGTAGAAGCAAGATAA
- a CDS encoding DUF751 family protein, with protein MQNFWNTISKYPIFVLGAILGVFLNAVKPLVPLFKNPVTAIALVGAFTAGFAFITFTLRGMLGLQ; from the coding sequence ATGCAAAACTTCTGGAATACGATTTCTAAATATCCAATTTTTGTCCTGGGTGCTATTCTGGGGGTTTTCTTAAATGCCGTTAAACCCCTGGTCCCTTTATTCAAGAATCCCGTCACCGCGATCGCCCTCGTTGGAGCCTTCACTGCCGGATTCGCCTTTATCACCTTTACTTTACGAGGTATGTTAGGACTTCAGTAA
- a CDS encoding DUF760 domain-containing protein — MNNQNQTPEFLAYGTETGNSLFQYVQSLSPETVTQLSKPASNEVFQVMERNIVGLLGGLPSEHFDITVTTTRENLGRLLASAMMSGYFLRNAEQRMAFEKSFAIADSNPAE; from the coding sequence GTGAACAACCAAAATCAAACTCCCGAATTTTTGGCCTATGGAACTGAGACAGGAAATAGTCTGTTCCAATACGTGCAATCCCTCAGTCCTGAAACCGTAACCCAATTGTCTAAGCCTGCTTCCAACGAAGTGTTCCAGGTGATGGAGCGGAACATTGTTGGATTGCTGGGTGGCCTACCCTCTGAACACTTCGATATTACTGTTACGACAACTCGTGAAAATTTAGGTCGTCTTCTAGCCTCGGCGATGATGAGTGGTTACTTTCTTCGCAACGCCGAACAGCGCATGGCCTTCGAGAAATCATTTGCGATCGCGGACTCAAATCCGGCAGAATAG
- a CDS encoding protein-glutamine glutaminase family protein, giving the protein MNFQGGRSGQLDLAIPRSAVWADVLDSLRQANEPVYVEIDPETNVITELLLPREVRVGAITPTDTGDAVEVELIISQARHYLRRTNPDFQQFFNILQTAREAGSPVLVTETLDGYEIIDVKSLPKPPLEGVEAPPPVSRAPAPTPVTLQKAQDLFNLVSAKTCAPTGVPPTCIPFLYPENGCWARAHEMCRLFIDAGVQPEKVWIYGNLHAATQNSPSCKVGWIYHVAPTLLVSTGATSEVYVIDPSLFLSPVRRVIWFDVQGDPSAALESSDASIFYKSKGSGYVEYDDAAYTKTQRDLTTYRNQLKLRSASSVGPPPYSSCVWKVKAIAARCLSKNPPISVKRDIYAGISPQARTLRQQLAVILNR; this is encoded by the coding sequence GTGAACTTCCAAGGTGGTCGCTCTGGCCAGTTAGATCTGGCAATCCCCCGCTCGGCTGTTTGGGCTGACGTTCTCGATTCTCTGCGTCAGGCCAACGAGCCAGTCTATGTTGAAATCGATCCAGAAACTAATGTCATTACGGAACTGCTTCTGCCACGAGAGGTAAGGGTTGGAGCAATAACTCCGACGGACACAGGCGATGCCGTTGAAGTTGAGTTGATTATTTCCCAAGCACGACACTATCTGCGGCGGACAAATCCTGATTTCCAGCAGTTTTTCAATATCTTACAGACTGCCCGGGAAGCAGGAAGCCCAGTGTTAGTAACAGAGACACTGGATGGCTACGAGATTATTGATGTCAAGTCGCTCCCAAAGCCTCCTCTGGAGGGGGTAGAAGCACCACCGCCAGTTAGTCGTGCACCTGCACCTACTCCTGTCACGCTACAAAAAGCTCAGGATCTCTTTAATTTGGTCAGTGCTAAAACTTGCGCTCCAACTGGTGTACCACCAACTTGCATCCCTTTCTTGTATCCCGAGAATGGTTGCTGGGCTAGAGCCCATGAGATGTGCCGCCTGTTCATCGATGCAGGTGTGCAGCCTGAAAAAGTATGGATTTATGGCAACCTCCACGCTGCGACCCAAAATAGTCCCTCGTGTAAGGTCGGATGGATATATCACGTTGCACCCACGTTGCTAGTCAGCACTGGTGCTACCTCCGAAGTTTATGTCATCGATCCATCTCTTTTCCTGAGTCCTGTGCGAAGAGTCATCTGGTTTGATGTGCAGGGAGATCCTTCTGCTGCTTTAGAGTCTTCAGATGCCTCTATCTTTTACAAAAGTAAAGGTAGTGGGTACGTGGAGTATGATGACGCTGCTTACACAAAAACTCAGCGGGACTTGACAACCTACCGGAATCAACTGAAACTCCGCTCAGCCAGTTCTGTCGGCCCACCACCGTATAGCAGTTGTGTTTGGAAGGTAAAGGCGATCGCCGCCAGATGTCTGAGTAAAAATCCCCCAATTTCAGTAAAACGAGACATTTATGCTGGTATTAGTCCGCAAGCTCGGACTTTAAGGCAGCAATTGGCAGTTATTCTGAATAGATGA
- the rbfA gene encoding 30S ribosome-binding factor RbfA, whose protein sequence is MATSRRVARVSELIKREVSQMLLTDIKDDRVGAGMVSVTDVDVSGDLQHAKIFVSIYGTPEAKAETMAGLKAATGFVRSELGQRIRLRRTPEVVFLEDNSLERGDRILSLLNRLSQEREANGEEDEEEAGEE, encoded by the coding sequence ATGGCTACAAGTCGTCGGGTTGCCCGTGTATCTGAGTTAATTAAGCGAGAAGTCAGTCAAATGTTGTTGACAGACATCAAAGATGACCGGGTGGGAGCCGGGATGGTCAGTGTGACGGATGTAGACGTATCTGGCGACCTGCAACACGCCAAAATTTTTGTCAGCATTTACGGGACTCCAGAAGCCAAAGCTGAAACCATGGCGGGTCTTAAGGCGGCAACCGGGTTTGTGCGCAGTGAACTGGGTCAGCGAATTCGTCTGCGCCGCACGCCGGAGGTTGTGTTTCTGGAAGATAATTCCCTGGAACGGGGCGATCGTATCCTATCCCTGCTGAACCGCCTGAGCCAGGAACGAGAAGCGAATGGAGAAGAGGACGAAGAGGAAGCCGGAGAAGAGTGA
- the mutY gene encoding A/G-specific adenine glycosylase, with translation MRQPPDKSSYLKATNSVSEKISSPSFSISPHTPPLHSLPPLSPPSSPPPNSQSLIPTHLRSSLLAWYYQHGRDLPWRRSRDPYAIWISEIMLQQTQVKTVLPYYDRWLAQFPTLQSLAIADQQQVLKLWQGLGYYARARNLHRAAQEIVSHHDGVFPKDFKTIMSLPGIGRTTAGGILSAAFNQPVAILDGNVKRVLARLIALPVPAAKAIAQLWQLSEALLDPIHPRDFNQALMDLGATVCLPRQPNCQICPWQSHCRAFHSGIQNQLPMTETRPPLPRKVIGVAVIWNDQQQILIDRRRQEGLLGGLWEFPGGKVEPDETIAACIQREIREELGIEIAVGDRLITVEHTYSHFHVTLNVHHCQYVSGEPQPIECDEVRWVTLAEIDQYPFPKANIEIIKALREGPTPSEIPG, from the coding sequence GTGAGACAACCTCCTGATAAAAGTAGTTACCTGAAAGCCACAAACTCGGTGAGTGAGAAAATCTCTTCACCGAGTTTTTCCATATCTCCCCATACTCCACCCCTCCATTCCCTTCCTCCCTTATCCCCCCCATCTTCCCCACCCCCCAATTCCCAATCCCTCATCCCCACCCACCTCCGCTCTTCCCTCCTCGCCTGGTACTACCAGCATGGCCGAGATCTACCCTGGCGACGCAGCCGCGATCCTTATGCCATCTGGATTTCGGAGATTATGTTGCAGCAAACCCAGGTGAAAACCGTACTGCCCTATTACGATCGCTGGTTGGCCCAATTTCCTACCCTGCAGTCTCTGGCCATAGCCGATCAGCAGCAGGTACTTAAACTCTGGCAAGGACTGGGATATTATGCTCGTGCGCGCAATCTGCACCGGGCCGCTCAAGAGATTGTCAGTCACCATGATGGGGTGTTTCCCAAAGATTTCAAGACAATAATGAGTCTGCCGGGAATTGGCCGCACCACAGCGGGAGGAATTTTAAGTGCAGCGTTTAACCAACCTGTTGCCATTTTGGATGGTAATGTGAAGCGAGTACTGGCACGGTTGATTGCCCTGCCAGTTCCTGCAGCGAAGGCGATCGCCCAACTCTGGCAATTGTCCGAAGCGTTGCTAGATCCCATCCATCCCCGTGATTTTAACCAGGCGCTAATGGATTTGGGTGCCACAGTCTGTCTGCCCCGTCAACCCAATTGTCAAATCTGTCCCTGGCAATCTCACTGTCGTGCTTTTCATTCAGGTATCCAGAATCAACTTCCTATGACCGAAACTCGTCCCCCCCTTCCTCGTAAAGTGATTGGTGTTGCCGTGATCTGGAACGACCAGCAACAAATTCTCATCGATCGCCGCCGTCAGGAAGGCTTATTAGGCGGCCTGTGGGAATTTCCTGGCGGCAAAGTAGAACCAGACGAAACGATTGCAGCCTGCATTCAGCGAGAAATTCGGGAAGAACTGGGAATTGAGATTGCGGTGGGCGATCGGTTGATTACGGTCGAACACACTTACAGCCACTTCCACGTCACTCTCAATGTGCATCATTGCCAGTACGTCAGTGGCGAACCGCAACCGATCGAATGTGACGAGGTGCGCTGGGTTACCCTGGCTGAGATCGATCAATATCCCTTTCCCAAGGCTAACATCGAGATTATCAAGGCCCTCCGAGAGGGGCCTACACCAAGCGAAATTCCTGGATAG